One stretch of Rhipicephalus sanguineus isolate Rsan-2018 chromosome 10, BIME_Rsan_1.4, whole genome shotgun sequence DNA includes these proteins:
- the LOC125760308 gene encoding uncharacterized protein LOC125760308 has product MGELPPPEPLRLGENVPDNWVKFKQRIQLYFAATEPQEPQKPRTKAQKAAIFLHLAGQEAIDVFNTLNISEEDKVDYDKLVEAFDAYCLPQSNETYERYVFGSRVQADGEAFEQFYRDLQLKVRSCNFGTLRASMLRDQIVFGTASKSLREKLLSKKDLTLEMAVEGAKAEEVALARSKLWSEERSVSAVKHVKDKHQDRYQSKSRCGFCDRVHKARQCPAYGKTCAKCNKPNHFAVCCRTKPPKVDNVDQRNDVTQDSDSDFSVLEIFAAGSSGMIKSNRDWLVITRILGRDVKLKVDTGAQANLIPLGIFETLKSRQPLLPTKAILHSYEGNEIKHLGKVRLVVQLGSQSHPVEFFVVKKGRQAILGLEACEQFGLVSVDHVVHDVRSESNLSKRIQMEFKDLFTGTGKLQRVYRATLKDDARAVAEPARRVPLALRPQLKEELDRLEAAGIITKAREPSYWVSPLVVVRKKNRKLRICMDPRNLNKAIKREHFQLPRREEIESELAGPQFTAKEFKDFYQMFDFEHVISSPHFPRSNGLAEKGVQVIKRLMKKAGAASDFWLGLLTYRTSPLEDGRSPAELLMHRNLRTPLPEFQHCLESQPVKHRQNVQKGTPLPLLQEGDTVRVMDHNSWRLKAKVLKLVCPRSYLVLTEEGRQLRRNRRDLRRTAEPFNEQKTCPVRLSSESSATNDGSSSESSETLVESPSGSSETCVRVPAESNDTSVRVPVESSETSVRVPAGSEIGGGPHLESYGTPRRREEVTPAALRA; this is encoded by the exons ATGGGAGAGCTTCCGCCTCCAGAGCCGCTACGGCTGGGTGAAAATGTTCCGGACAACTGGGTGAAGTTCAAGCAGCGTATACAGCTGTATTTTGCCGCCACCGAGCCGCAGGAACCACAGAAACCACGTACCAAGGCGCAGAAAGCAGCTATCTTCCTTCATCTTGCCGGACAAGAGGCCATCGACGTGTTCAACACCTTGAACATCAGCGAAGAAGACAAAGTCGACTACGACAAGCTGGTGGAAGCCTTCGACGCCTACTGTCTGCCGCAAAGCAACGAGACGTATGAGAGGTACGTGTTTGGCAGCCGAGTCCAAGCGGATGGCGAGGCATTTGAGCAATTCTACAGGGACCTGCAGTTGAAGGTTAGGAGCTGTAATTTTGGCACACTGCGTGCGTCCATGTTACGGGACCAGATAGTTTTCGGAACCGCAAGCAAGAGCCTGCGTGAAAAGCTGCTATCTAAGAAAGACTTGACCCTCGAGATGGCCGTAGAGGGAGCAAAAGCAGAGGAAGTTGCACTTGCACGCAGTAAATtatggagcgaagaaagaagtgTTTCTGCGGTAAAGCACGTCAAGGACAAACACCAGGATAGATATCAAAGTAAAAGCAGATGCGGGTTTTGCGACAGAGTGCACAAGGCTAGGCAATGTCCTGCTTATGGCAAGACTTGTGCGAAATGCAACAAGCCAAACCATTTCGCTGTGTGCTGCCGAACCAAACCGCCGAAGGTGGATAACGTTGACCAGCGAAACGATGTAACGCAGGACAGCGATAGCGATTTCAGCGTGCTCGAAATTTTCGCGGCAGGCAGCAGCGGCATGATTAAGTCGAACCGGGACTGGCTGGTTATCACACGCATACTTGGCCGTGACGTAAAGCTGAAAGTTGACACGGGTGCTCAAGCCAACTTAATTCCACTTGGTATATTCGAGACATTGAAATCTCGACAGCCTCTGCTACCAACTAAAGCTATTCTGCACAGCTACGAAGGAAACGAAATTAAGCACTTGGGAAAAGTCCGCCTCGTTGTTCAACTAGGATCCCAGAGTCACCCAGTCGAGTTTTTTGTCGTCAAAAAAGGAAGGCAGGCTATACTCGGGCTTGAAGCCTGTGAGCAGTTTGGTTTGGTTAGTGTTGACCACGTCGTTCACGACGTCAGAAGTGAGAGCAACCTGTCTAAGCGCATACAAATGGAGTTTAAAGACTTGTTCACAGGTACCGGCAAGCTTCAGCGGGTGTACAGAGCGACCTTGAAGGACGACGCCCGGGCAGTGGCGGAGCCTGCAAGGCGTGTTCCCCTGGCACTACGGCCCCAACTCAAGGAAGAACTGGACCGCCTGGAAGCCGCTGGCATCATCACGAAAGCTAGAGAACCATCTTACTGGGTGAGCCCATTGGTAGTTGTCCGtaaaaagaacagaaagttgCGTATTTGCATGGATCCGAGGAATTTGAACAAAGCGATCAAGAGGGAGCACTTCCAGCTTCCACGAAGGGAAGAGATTGAGAGCGAGCTTGCAG GACCACAGTTCACCGCGAAGGAGTTCAAAGATTTTTACCAGATGTTTGACTTTGAACATGTTATTTCCAGCCCCCATTTTCCTAGATCAAATGGCCTCGCAGAAAAAGGAGTCCAGGTCATCAAGAGATTGATGAAGAAAGCAGGAGCAGCAAGCGACTTCTGGCTGGGGCTCTTAACCTACAGAACATCACCACTCGAAGACGGCAGGTCGCCCGCAGAGCTTTTGATGCACCGAAACCTTCGTACACCACTGCCCGAGTTTCAACACTGTCTCGAGTCGCAGCCCGTCAAGCATAGACAAAACGTGCAAAAGGGCACGCCGTTACCGCTACTTCAAGAAGGCGACACTGTTAGAGTTATGGACCATAACTCTTGGCGTTTGAAAGCGAAGGTGCTTAAACTGGTGTGCCCGCGTTCTTACTTGGTTCTCACAGAAGAGGGAAGACAGCTGCGAAGAAACCGCCGAGACCTCAGGCGAACAGCGGAACCTTTCAACGAGCAGAAGACGTGCCCGGTGCGTTTGTCATCAGAAAGCAGTGCGACGAATGACGGCTCATCTTCAGAAAGCAGTGAAACCTTAGTGGAATCGCCATCGGGAAGCAGTGAAACATGTGTGCGCGTGCCAGCGGAAAGCAACGATACATCTGTGCGCGTGCCAGTGGAAAGCAGTGAGACATCTGTGCGCGTGCCAGCGGGAAGTGAAATTGGTGGAGGTCCGCATCTAGAATCCTACGGCACACCACGCAGAAGGGAGGAAGTGACGCCAGCAGCTCTACGGGCGTAG